The DNA region AGCTGTTAGCTTTTAGTAAAACAGCACCTGGCGGTGCTGGTAGGGCGAAAGATTTTCCTCATTTATGAGCGTGAATCCTTCGCCTTTTTTCGTTTTATAGCCGAGTAAAAAAGGTGCGCACTTGGTTGTAAAGTGACTGCTGACAGCCGATAGCTAAAAGCTGTCTGTAACAGTTCAAAAAAAGTACAAAATAGCTTGTGAAAGGCGGTGAATTATAGGTATAATTTGCCGCCTTTTTTATTTACTGACTATTCAGTAAATAAAATTGAGCATTAATTCGAAACGGGAAGCTGACGTTGAAAATCAGCGCTACACCCAAACATAGGTAGTATTATCATGGCTAAAAAAGTACAAGCGTATATCAAGCTGCAAGTTTCAGCTGGTATGGCTAACCCGTCACCACCAGTTGGTCCTGCATTAGGTCAACACGGTGTTAACATCATGGAATTCTGTAAAGCATTCAATGCAAAAACAGATTCAATTGAAAAAGGCGCTCCAGTACCTGTAGTAATTACAGTTTACTCTGATCGTTCTTTCACTTTCGAAACTAAGACTCCACCTGCATC from Psychromonas sp. psych-6C06 includes:
- the rplK gene encoding 50S ribosomal protein L11 → MAKKVQAYIKLQVSAGMANPSPPVGPALGQHGVNIMEFCKAFNAKTDSIEKGAPVPVVITVYSDRSFTFETKTPPASYLLKKAAGIKSGSGVPNKDKVGKVTVAQLEEIAKTKEVDLTGADLDAMVRCIAGSARSMGLEVEG